The Cryomorphaceae bacterium DNA segment AGCACGCCAATCACAGTTCCGAACATGATAGAAAATGCTGCAGTGGCAATGAGGTAATAACTCCATCCACCCATCGCTGCGGTGTAAAGTTCAATGACGCGCTTTGAAAACGCTGCGGAACCCTCTGGCATTTCCTTACCGGTGCCAAACACAAGGTAGGCGCCCAGCGTAAGAAAACACACCGCAAGGATGGCTGAAAGCCAGTATCCGATGTGAAACTCGAGTAATGTGGCTCGCAATGAGGGCTTGAAACCGCTGCTTCGGATGCGCTCCAGTGTCCAAAGGCTGTTCCATGTTGAGAGGTCAACCGCCGTTGGCATCCATCCCATCAAGGCAATCAGAAAAGCAATGCCGGCGGGTTCCCAAACCGAAGATGCCTGAAAATCAATGACAGGGGTGGCGCGGCCGTTTTTCAAGACCAGCACAAAGGCAACGAGCGTGGTAATGACCATCATGCTGCCCACAATCTTGATGGTCTTATCCAGCATTTTGTACTGACCCCAAATCAGGATGAATAGGCAAAGCGCAATAAGCAAGGCAACAGGGTAGAGAGGAAATCCTTTCCACCAATCGCTCAGCCCAAAGAGGTGGTCAAAAAAACCGGCTCCAACTGCACTTACAGCGGCTGCAACAAAAAACATGGAGCCAATGGTAACGGCTAAATAGAGCCAAAGCATTCCTTTGCCGATGCGCTTGTAACCGTCAATCAGACTCTCTCCGGTTGCGCTTGCGTAGCGGGAGCCAAACTCAAAAAAGGGAAATTTCAGCACATTGGCAGCTACAACGGCCCACAGCAGTGTAAAGCCGTAGTCAGCACCTGCGCGGGTACTTTGCACAAGGTGCGACACCCCAATGGCCGTTGAGGCAAAAAGAATTCCGGGGCCAAGTGTACGGAGAACAGTGTACAGTTTCACCTTAAGATGGTTTCAAGGCAATCTGCGCTAAACTAAAACGAATTTTTGGCTTCCACAGAATAACCGCTGGTTTCTTTTCTGCCAATAAGCTTGCTCGATAGGTACAGTGACAACCTGCTGAACTGACGCAGGAATATTAAACCCACTACAGCCAGAATCAGGTTGAACAAGAGGTGGGCAACCGCCACCTGGTAGGTGATTTCAAGCTGCAGGTTTTGAATGAACTGAACAAACACTGGAAGAAACGGAACAAAAAGAATCAACCCCAGCAAGTTGAGCAGCAGGTTGGCAAAAGCCGCTTTTTTGGCCCACGACGAAAGTGAAATGGACGCCAGCAATGCAGTGCTGGTGGTTCCGAGATTTGATCCCACCACAATCGCAATGGCGCCCGGGAGCCCCAACAATCCCTGGCCGGCCAGAATAATGGCCAAACCAATCGTAACTGAACTTGATTGCATCATGGCCGTAACCACGGCACCAATCAGGAGTCCAAGCGCGAGTTTGTCGGCTTGTTTCAGCCACAACAAAATTTCGGGCGATTCGCTCAATGGCGCCAACCCGTTTTTAATCAACTCGAGGCTAAACAAAATAAAACCTAGATAGAAAACCGATTTCCCTACCAGCTTAATACGCATCGGAACAAGTGTAATAATCATGCCTGCCACAAGCAGCCAGCTACCCAAAAAACTCAGCTCAAACGCCACCAACCAGGCGGTAAAAGAGGTTCCCACCTTAGCACCAAGCAGCACGCCCAGACTGTTGAAAAACCCAATCACACCTGCATCAACGAGGGCAACAGTGATTGACGACACTACACTGCTCGATTGGATGATCGCAGTAACGACGGCACCCAAAAGAAATGCAGAAAAACGGTTGGAGGTCACCTTGGTAAGCCATCGCTGAAGATTTTCCGCGCCAAGTTTCTGTAGCTCTTTCGAAAAACCTTTCAGGCTGAAGAGAAACAGCGAAATGGTGGCCAGAATGGCTATGACAGTATTAAACGTATCCATGGGTGAACGAGTGCGGTGCCAGCCACCAAAACTATGCAAACTGCCGCATTTCAGGCAGCAAATTCATGAGTTTAGGGAAATACTACCTGAAAACTTCAGCGTCTTCAAGTATGTAATTGAGCTGATAGATGTCGGTGGTGTTGGTGCGAAACACCCCTTTAAACGTCAAGCGCTCATCGGTTTTGAAGCGTCTGTGTCCTGCTTTCAATTGCAAATCAACCACCGATTCGGGCCCCGCACCCCCGCAAAAAAAGCAAGCTGCAAAGGGAAATGCAGAAAGTACATAATAGTCGTCATCGTAGTCAACCGGAATTACATAGCCTGAAATCTTTACCATTCTCCCTTCCATGTCCAGCACCTTGGGGCCAAAAGTGGGATAATAGTAGTACAGATCGTACTCCTCCAGGTAAACATCCTTAAATGAAACGTCGGCCAGCGTATTCCATGTCAGTTCGGCCACTTGAGCAGACAATTTACCGGGCTGTGTAAACAGGGCCACAAATAACACGGGAACAAGGAGAAGGTGTTGAAAAACGGTTTTCATACAATGCAGGTATTCTTTTTTGGTTGCCATCAGGCAATTTTCGAACCACAAATGTACAAACGATTAGGGTGCGTTTTTCCCGATTACAGCCCGACATTCCCAACAGTGCTTTTTCTTACCTTGGCCGCACCAATCCCAAAGCTTGTCTCTAACAGTCATTATTCTCGGAGCTTCGCCTTTTATTGTTCCCTTGATTCAAGCGGCCAAAAGGCGCGGTTTTCGGACGTTGGTATGCAGCAATCTTCCCGATGATCCCGGTTTGCGGGAAGCCGATGAACCGCACCTGATCAGTATTCTCGATGATGCAGCCCTTCTCCAAATCGCGAAGGAAAACAATCCCGTGGCTGTGTTGTCTGCTGCTTCAGATTTAGGTATTCACGCCGCGTCTGTTTTAAACAAATCGCTGAACCTTCCGGGTATTCGACCCGAGCAGGTGGAAGCGGTGAGCGACAAAGGGCGTTTCCATCAATTGCAACAAAGTTTGGGTCTGCCTGCGCCTGACTGCGTGGAAGTTGCAACCAAATCACTGCCGCCGGCCTCGCATTTCGAATCCGTGGGATATCCGGCCATCGTGAAACCATTCTTCGCGTCAGGCAGCAGGGGTGTTGCGCGTGTCAACCAATATCAGGACCTGGAGGCTAAGCATAGCGCGGCCTATGAACAATCGTCCGGCCGAAAGGGCTATGTTTTTCAGCAATTTCTTGAAGGCTACCAGGAGGTAGGATGTGAAGCCATGATTATCAACGGTAAAGTTGAGTTTCTTGAAAGCACACACAAGTTCACCAATGCGCATCATGCTCCTGTTGGGCATTGCGTACCGGGCCCGCTCAATCCAGAACAACTTCAACATGTTTCAAATCAGGTTAGTGCTATTGCTGCGCATCTTGGTGTTGAGCAGTCGCCGGTAAATCTCGATATTATGCTCAAAGCCGGAACAGAGCCTGTTATTATAGACATGGGTTTCAGATTGGGCGGAAACCTTTTGCCGCGTGTAATGGCAGAGGCCTTTGGATTCAATCCTTACGATTACGTTGTACGCATGGCCACCGAAAGCGAACTTGAAGTGCCTGACCGATCTGCTAGCAAAGGTTTTGTGGGGAGCTTGATTTTTGGAAGTTTACAACAACAGATATTTACACAGGAGATGAAAGATGCTCTCCTTGAATGCGTAGCATCCCATGCTGTAGAATGTGTTTTCGACCAGGAGCCTGGCGAAGAGCTGCCTGTTTTTACGCAAGGAAGTTGTCGTTTCGGGCATGCTTTGGTACGCACTTCCACTTTGGCGGAATATGTACATTTGCTCGACAAGGTCAATGGCATCATCGCACACGGTGTTACCCCTGACTAAAACGCCTAATAATGAAACTGTCAGTTGTGATACCGGTTTATGGCTCAGAAACTATCCTTCCTGAGTTGCACCGGCGATTGACGCAAGTGCTCAACAATCACTTTCCCGATTACGAAATCATCATGGTGGATGATTGCGGCCCCGGCAATACATGGGGGGTCATCAAACAATTGAGTCAATCAGATCAGCGATTGCGGGGTATTCAATTGATGCGTAATTCAGGTCAGGGCAACGCTACTCTTTGCGGTATTGCTCAATCAACCGGCGATCGGGTGGTCACCATGGATGACGATTTACAGCATCCGCCCGAAGAAATTCCACGGCTTTTGCAACACCTGCTGGACAATGACCACCTCGACGTGGTACTTGCAAAACCCATCGAAAAGAAGCATAATTTTTTTCGCAGATTGGGAAGTTCTGCTGTGAATCGCATGAACGCCATGTTCCTTCAAAAAGACGTTCATCTCCGTTTTACTTCATTTCGATTCATGACCCGTGCGGTATGTGATCAACTTGTGCGCATCAACAGACCCTATCCTTCATTGGGACCCATGATATTTTCCGTGACACGGCGGATTGAAAATGTAGAATTTCAGCATGCAGAGCGCGCTGAGGGAAAAAGCACCTATTCGTTTTCGAGCATTTTCAGACTTACAATGAACAACTTTATCGGTTACTCCATGCTGCCGCTGAGGGTACTGGCGTTTATCGGCGGCGTGGGTATCTTGCTCAGCATTCTGCTTGGGCTGTATTTCCTGCTGCGGTATTTCATTATTGGAGTTGAAACCACCGGTTGGACCTCCTTGATGCTGGTACTTGTATCCGTATCGGGTTTTAACTTTTTTGCCTTTGCCATTATTGGAGAGTACGTGCTGAGAATCATGCATATTTCAACATCAACACCCCGCTACACCATCCGTAAGGAGTCGGGTGCAACGAAAACGCCAAAAGAAGAATCGCATTGAGGGTAGTTCTTGTTTCACGCCAGTTTAACCGTGGAGGATACGCCATTTTGGAGGCCATGCTCGCAAATGGTATAGAGCCCGTTGCTGTGGTGCTTCACAGCTCCGGAGCTCAACCCGAATTGGACGATGCTGAACGGCGACTTCATTTCAAGACAGAGTATCTCGAGCGTTGTATTAAACAAAAGATTGAGCCGGTAAAGTTTTTGGAGAGTATTGATCTTCTGGCACGGCAAAACGGCATTTCTGTATCAACCAGAGATTCGCTCAATGGCATTGACGACCGCACCTGGCTGGCGCACTGCGCACCCGACTTATTGCTTGTAGCGGGTGGATGGCCGAATCTGATTTCGGTTGAAACCCTTGCCATTCCGAAGCTGGGTTGCATCAATGTGCATCCGTCCTTGCTGCCCGATTACCCCGGTACCGACGTCCATCGCTGGCAGGTTTTGCACGGGGTACCAAAGTCAGGTTGTACCGTACACTATATGGATGCCCGTTTTGACTCCGGTAACATTATTGGCCAGCGCGCTGTTCACATTGATCCAACCGATTGCCCTCAAACTTTGGCAGCCAAAGTTGCTGATGTCTCGGCGCAATACGTGGTAGAGCTTATGCCGCGGATACAGAAAGCCGCGCCGGCTTGCGTTCAATCTGTTCCGCAACCGGCGAAAAAAACATCCAGGCACCTTTGTAAGCCTTGGCTGTGGGCAAGTCGTGAGTTTCTCAGCATTCACTGGAAAGACGCCGCAGAACACATTCGTCGTTTTATTCTGTCATGTACCCAGGAGTCATATAAATACAACGGCCCCCTGGTGCGACTCAATGACAGAGAATTTATTGTTCGTCGCGCTGCATACCCTGTGAAGCCTGCAGATGGCACTGAGGTCGGGCAAATCATTGAGACTACACGGCAAGGCATTTGGGTAGGATGTGGTGATGGAAATTCTGTTTGTCTAACACAGCTTCAACCGGCAAGTAAAGAGGGATTTCCCAAAGAACCGCACACTGCTTTGCCCATTTCCGATGAAGAGCTGGCCCAATCAGGCCTGTTCCAGGCCGGAATGAAGTTTCAGCAGATGGATAATACAAGTATTTTATGATGAGGTTGCGCCAGTTGAGCTCAAAGCTTTTGCTCACCGTCCTGGTGGCCATTTTGCTCAATATGTCGGGTGCCATCGTCGGAAAGTATTTCGCTTTGAATCTTGAACGTTGGCACATTGTAGCTATTTGTGTAGCATTGTTTGCATTGATTTACGCGTCGCGCTTTGTGTTTTGGATATGGGCCGGAAGACATTACCAGCTATCGTTTTTATATCCTTTTATCAGTCTGGCCTATGTGATGTCACTGGCTGTTGGGTATGTCCTTTTTCAGGAGGAAGTTACCATTCAGCGACTCCTTGGTTCGCTCATTATCGTGGTGGGGGTGGCCATCATCTCCGGCTCGCAAAACAAACAGGAAACGCGGCCATGATATACTATTTGCTTGCCGTTGGTACAGCCGTTCTTACCGGGATGGGACAGGTGTCGCTCAAGCTTTTTTCAGCCCACCGAAACCTCCCGTTCCTACGTAGAATTTTTCATCCGCAGTTTGTGTTCAGCGCGACGTGTTTTGGAGGAAGTTTTCTTCTTTCGGTGTATGTTCTTCAGTATCTTGATTTTACCGTTTTTTACACACTCACCGCGCTTAACTTTGGATTTGTGGCCCTTTTTTCGTCATGGGTGTTGGGTGAGGCCATTGATGCGCGGAAAATCTGGGGGATTGTGGTAATCATGATGGGTTTGGCTGTGTTTAATGCGCCGGCAGACGGATGGTTATGATGCTGCTTGAAAACAAATAGTAAGTTTGTGCAACACGATGAATCAAGACCAAACACCACCGCGTATACCGTTTAATCGGCCGCACCTCACAGGACGGGAGACCACCTATATTGAGGATGCCGTTGCCTCGGGCCATATCTCAGGAAATGGCAAGTACACAAAACTTTGCCAGCAGTTTTTTGAGCAGCAATTCGGTTTTGGTAAATCTTTGCTGACTACTTCCTGCACCGATGCGCTGGAAATGGCTGCTTTGCTCTGCGAAATTGGCCCGGGCGATGAGGTCATCATGCCTGCCTACACATTTGTAAGCACGGCCAATGCCTTTGTGCTTCGCGGTGCTACCATTGTTTTTGCCGATAGCAGGAAAGATCATCCGGGGATGAGCGAGGAATTACTGGAAGAGCTGATTACACCACGAACCAAGGCCATTGTACCCGTGCATTATGCCGGTGTTTCCTGCGATATGGATGCAATTATGCAACTTGCAGAAAAGTACAGGCTTTTTGTCATTGAAGATGCGGCGCAAGCTATTGACAGTTACTATAGTTCGAAAGATGGAGCGAAGCGCCCTTTGGGCACCCTGGGTCATGCCGCTGCGTTTTCTTTCCACGAAACCAAAAACATCATTTCGGGCGAGGGGGGCATGTTGGCAGTAAATCATCCCCAATGGCATAGTCGCGCGGAAATCATCTGGGAAAAAGGAACCAATCGTTCAGCATTTTTTCGCGGCGAAATTGACAAATACGGTTGGATTGATGTGGGCTCATCTTTTCTTCCGAGTGAAGTGGTTGCCGCTTTTCTGTGGGCACAGCTCGAGAATATGCAAAAGATTCAGCAAGAGCGGGTACGTGTTTGGAACCTGTATGAAACTGG contains these protein-coding regions:
- a CDS encoding ATP-grasp domain-containing protein — protein: MTARHSQQCFFLPWPHQSQSLSLTVIILGASPFIVPLIQAAKRRGFRTLVCSNLPDDPGLREADEPHLISILDDAALLQIAKENNPVAVLSAASDLGIHAASVLNKSLNLPGIRPEQVEAVSDKGRFHQLQQSLGLPAPDCVEVATKSLPPASHFESVGYPAIVKPFFASGSRGVARVNQYQDLEAKHSAAYEQSSGRKGYVFQQFLEGYQEVGCEAMIINGKVEFLESTHKFTNAHHAPVGHCVPGPLNPEQLQHVSNQVSAIAAHLGVEQSPVNLDIMLKAGTEPVIIDMGFRLGGNLLPRVMAEAFGFNPYDYVVRMATESELEVPDRSASKGFVGSLIFGSLQQQIFTQEMKDALLECVASHAVECVFDQEPGEELPVFTQGSCRFGHALVRTSTLAEYVHLLDKVNGIIAHGVTPD
- a CDS encoding glycosyltransferase, whose protein sequence is MKLSVVIPVYGSETILPELHRRLTQVLNNHFPDYEIIMVDDCGPGNTWGVIKQLSQSDQRLRGIQLMRNSGQGNATLCGIAQSTGDRVVTMDDDLQHPPEEIPRLLQHLLDNDHLDVVLAKPIEKKHNFFRRLGSSAVNRMNAMFLQKDVHLRFTSFRFMTRAVCDQLVRINRPYPSLGPMIFSVTRRIENVEFQHAERAEGKSTYSFSSIFRLTMNNFIGYSMLPLRVLAFIGGVGILLSILLGLYFLLRYFIIGVETTGWTSLMLVLVSVSGFNFFAFAIIGEYVLRIMHISTSTPRYTIRKESGATKTPKEESH
- a CDS encoding Na/Pi cotransporter family protein — protein: MDTFNTVIAILATISLFLFSLKGFSKELQKLGAENLQRWLTKVTSNRFSAFLLGAVVTAIIQSSSVVSSITVALVDAGVIGFFNSLGVLLGAKVGTSFTAWLVAFELSFLGSWLLVAGMIITLVPMRIKLVGKSVFYLGFILFSLELIKNGLAPLSESPEILLWLKQADKLALGLLIGAVVTAMMQSSSVTIGLAIILAGQGLLGLPGAIAIVVGSNLGTTSTALLASISLSSWAKKAAFANLLLNLLGLILFVPFLPVFVQFIQNLQLEITYQVAVAHLLFNLILAVVGLIFLRQFSRLSLYLSSKLIGRKETSGYSVEAKNSF
- a CDS encoding divalent metal cation transporter translates to MKLYTVLRTLGPGILFASTAIGVSHLVQSTRAGADYGFTLLWAVVAANVLKFPFFEFGSRYASATGESLIDGYKRIGKGMLWLYLAVTIGSMFFVAAAVSAVGAGFFDHLFGLSDWWKGFPLYPVALLIALCLFILIWGQYKMLDKTIKIVGSMMVITTLVAFVLVLKNGRATPVIDFQASSVWEPAGIAFLIALMGWMPTAVDLSTWNSLWTLERIRSSGFKPSLRATLLEFHIGYWLSAILAVCFLTLGAYLVFGTGKEMPEGSAAFSKRVIELYTAAMGGWSYYLIATAAFSIMFGTVIGVLDGFARALERTLWLLADSPELQNRMHKGRKVYVIGLLTIALGAFGVIAWFGNQLKALVDVATTLSFLVAPLIAIVNLRLVTRADFPYEARPGLTMRLLSYAGIAFLTGFSLLYLWNL
- a CDS encoding DUF3299 domain-containing protein, which produces MKTVFQHLLLVPVLFVALFTQPGKLSAQVAELTWNTLADVSFKDVYLEEYDLYYYYPTFGPKVLDMEGRMVKISGYVIPVDYDDDYYVLSAFPFAACFFCGGAGPESVVDLQLKAGHRRFKTDERLTFKGVFRTNTTDIYQLNYILEDAEVFR
- a CDS encoding dTDP-4-amino-4,6-dideoxygalactose transaminase — protein: MNQDQTPPRIPFNRPHLTGRETTYIEDAVASGHISGNGKYTKLCQQFFEQQFGFGKSLLTTSCTDALEMAALLCEIGPGDEVIMPAYTFVSTANAFVLRGATIVFADSRKDHPGMSEELLEELITPRTKAIVPVHYAGVSCDMDAIMQLAEKYRLFVIEDAAQAIDSYYSSKDGAKRPLGTLGHAAAFSFHETKNIISGEGGMLAVNHPQWHSRAEIIWEKGTNRSAFFRGEIDKYGWIDVGSSFLPSEVVAAFLWAQLENMQKIQQERVRVWNLYETGLKGWACQHGFRVPVIPDYATNNGHLFYLVAEDAALRSSLIAHLKKANIGAVFHYLPLHQSPYYADKHDGRNLPMAERYADCLVRLPLFYGLNPDRVIDSVCTFRP